A region of Moorena producens PAL-8-15-08-1 DNA encodes the following proteins:
- a CDS encoding Gfo/Idh/MocA family protein, translating to MTKTITDLPIKAGIVGTGFAAKLRAQTLQADSRSHLLAVCGHTPAKTQEFAETHGTTVVDSWQQLVEHPELDLVFISTINRDHGTIARAALNAGKHVVTEYPLSLDPKDAESLITLANAKGKLLHVEHIELLGGLHQALRQSLPKIGQPVYARYVTIAPKHPAPRGWTFNLELFGFPFIGALSRIHRFTDLFGEVASVYCQSQFWDAGDQYFTACLCNAQLRFTSGLIADITYGKGEMFWQRLRNFEVHGDQGTLLFEGDQGNLIKAEESKPIEVAGRRGLFLKDTAMVIDHLVKGTPLYVTTVASGYTLKVADALRQSAATGNAIALSRY from the coding sequence GTGACAAAAACTATTACTGATCTCCCAATTAAAGCTGGTATTGTTGGTACTGGGTTTGCGGCTAAGCTCCGAGCGCAGACATTGCAAGCGGATTCGCGATCGCATTTACTGGCGGTCTGTGGTCATACCCCTGCCAAAACCCAAGAGTTTGCTGAAACCCACGGCACTACAGTGGTGGATTCTTGGCAGCAATTGGTAGAACACCCGGAGCTTGATCTAGTATTTATTAGCACGATTAATCGGGATCATGGCACAATTGCCCGTGCTGCCCTTAATGCTGGCAAACATGTTGTCACTGAATATCCCCTTTCCCTGGATCCCAAAGATGCCGAATCCCTGATTACCCTTGCCAACGCTAAGGGCAAGCTCCTCCATGTAGAACATATTGAGCTTTTAGGGGGCTTGCATCAAGCCTTGCGCCAATCTTTGCCCAAAATTGGTCAACCGGTTTATGCCCGTTACGTAACTATTGCCCCGAAACACCCTGCACCTCGGGGCTGGACATTCAATCTGGAACTATTTGGCTTTCCCTTCATTGGTGCTCTTTCTCGCATTCACCGCTTTACAGACTTGTTTGGTGAGGTCGCTTCTGTGTATTGTCAATCCCAGTTTTGGGATGCTGGTGATCAGTACTTTACTGCCTGTCTATGTAATGCCCAACTGCGCTTTACTAGTGGTCTAATCGCAGATATTACCTATGGTAAAGGGGAAATGTTCTGGCAGAGGTTACGGAATTTTGAAGTCCATGGAGACCAAGGCACACTGCTGTTTGAGGGAGACCAAGGTAATCTGATTAAGGCAGAGGAAAGCAAACCAATTGAAGTAGCAGGGCGACGGGGTTTGTTTCTTAAAGATACCGCTATGGTAATTGACCATCTAGTTAAAGGAACACCCCTGTATGTAACGACCGTAGCTAGTGGCTATACTCTCAAGGTTGCAGATGCATTACGTCAGTCCGCAGCCACAGGTAATGCCATCGCTTTAAGCCGCTATTAA
- the iscB gene encoding RNA-guided endonuclease IscB, translating to MRVFVLDKNLKPLDPCRPARARLLLKQGRAKVYRKYPFTIIILDLEEENCVTHKHQLKIDPGAKTTGFAILSPQGTLREQNNVVIWGAELTHRGFKIRDALTSRRQLRRGRRNRKTRYRKSRFLNRSRPDGWLPPSLMHRVLTTITWVKKLIRLCPISGLSQELVRFDMQKIENPEIKGYEYQQGELQGYEVREYLLEKWGRKCGYCGASDTPLEVEHITPKSKGGSDRVSNLTIACHDCNQTKGNQEIEQFLSGKPEVLKRVLSQVKKPLADAAAVNSTRCSLYEELKLTELPVETGSGGLTKYNRCRFNLPKTHWLDAACVGVVDSLYVEVKKPLLIAAKGHGTRQSCRTNKYGFPTRHCSRTKIHKGFQTGDIVKAIVTKGKKIGTYVGRVATRKTGSFNISTVNGLIQGISHKYCSTVHRKDGYSYSF from the coding sequence ATGCGTGTTTTTGTACTCGACAAAAACCTTAAACCATTAGACCCTTGCCGCCCTGCTAGAGCTAGATTACTGCTTAAGCAAGGTAGAGCAAAAGTTTATCGTAAGTATCCGTTTACTATCATCATTTTAGATTTAGAGGAGGAAAACTGTGTTACTCACAAACATCAATTAAAGATTGACCCTGGAGCCAAAACGACGGGATTTGCAATCCTTTCGCCGCAGGGGACGCTACGGGAACAAAATAACGTTGTTATTTGGGGTGCTGAACTCACTCACCGAGGCTTTAAAATCCGAGATGCTTTAACCTCAAGACGGCAGTTAAGACGCGGTAGACGAAACCGTAAAACCCGTTATAGAAAATCTAGGTTTCTTAACCGAAGCCGCCCCGATGGTTGGTTGCCACCGAGTCTCATGCATCGGGTTCTCACCACAATCACTTGGGTTAAAAAGCTGATCAGACTTTGTCCTATATCAGGCCTTTCTCAAGAGCTAGTCCGGTTCGATATGCAGAAGATAGAGAACCCGGAAATCAAGGGTTATGAGTATCAACAAGGGGAATTGCAGGGTTATGAGGTGAGAGAGTATCTGTTAGAAAAATGGGGTAGAAAATGCGGATATTGTGGTGCAAGTGATACCCCGTTAGAAGTCGAGCATATCACGCCTAAATCAAAAGGCGGTTCTGACCGAGTTTCTAATTTAACAATAGCCTGTCACGACTGCAATCAAACTAAAGGCAATCAAGAAATTGAACAGTTTCTATCTGGGAAGCCAGAGGTGTTGAAACGAGTTCTATCTCAGGTTAAAAAGCCTTTAGCGGATGCCGCTGCGGTTAACTCTACCCGCTGTTCCTTGTACGAGGAACTGAAGTTAACAGAACTGCCTGTCGAAACTGGTTCAGGAGGATTGACCAAGTACAACCGTTGTCGGTTCAACTTACCTAAAACCCATTGGCTTGATGCCGCTTGTGTAGGCGTTGTAGACAGCCTTTATGTTGAAGTTAAAAAACCTTTACTGATTGCCGCTAAAGGTCACGGTACTCGTCAAAGTTGCAGAACAAATAAATACGGATTCCCCACTCGCCATTGTTCTAGAACCAAGATTCATAAGGGATTTCAAACGGGTGACATTGTTAAAGCAATTGTCACCAAAGGTAAGAAAATCGGGACTTATGTTGGACGGGTTGCAACTCGAAAAACTGGATCATTCAACATCTCGACTGTTAACGGACTCATTCAAGGAATTAGTCATAAATATTGCAGCACTGTACACCGGAAAGATGGATATTCATACAGCTTCTGA
- a CDS encoding DUF1997 domain-containing protein, protein MTTQFFASQCVEMTVPQESVPIQHYLRQPERIVYAIADLNRIQQLTQKRFRLKMNPLHFMSLTFQPTVDLEVWAESDATVHLRSVGCEIIGLDYINQRFALQLTGKLHPWEDHGVTKLTGRADLTVKVDVPLPFSLTPKPILETTGNGLLKSVLLRIKQTLMKQLLLDYRQWANNGTQTNIYTQHQPPGAPAT, encoded by the coding sequence ATGACCACCCAGTTTTTTGCTTCCCAGTGTGTGGAAATGACTGTGCCACAGGAATCTGTGCCGATTCAGCACTACTTGCGTCAGCCTGAACGGATAGTTTATGCGATCGCAGACCTGAATCGCATCCAACAACTGACTCAGAAGCGTTTTCGCCTGAAAATGAATCCATTACACTTTATGTCCTTGACATTTCAGCCCACGGTAGATCTAGAAGTGTGGGCAGAATCTGACGCTACTGTTCATCTGAGGTCTGTCGGTTGTGAAATTATAGGATTGGACTACATCAATCAACGCTTTGCACTGCAATTAACCGGAAAACTGCATCCTTGGGAAGATCACGGAGTGACTAAGCTCACCGGCAGAGCGGATTTAACTGTCAAGGTTGATGTGCCCTTACCTTTTTCCCTTACTCCCAAGCCAATCTTAGAAACCACTGGCAATGGTTTGCTCAAAAGCGTTTTGCTCAGGATTAAGCAAACCTTGATGAAGCAGCTGTTATTGGATTATCGTCAATGGGCTAACAACGGCACCCAAACAAATATATATACCCAGCACCAACCACCAGGAGCTCCCGCGACTTGA
- a CDS encoding GDSL-type esterase/lipase family protein: MSNLYLLTTSLLTGGAMSAPPPPPLPANPSDSLSSLLVSTAKKALQAGVSHKIVPTLETTAKTSSPEFSSQWQKRSAAKLLKYQQLKYQQRLPNYRPATPSPKSGTELYYQRLAALRAGKLYTRLPAHSFSSFWAKGLNHKGVPLTKPTYQQWKQLLAQEARAVAYGQGNNRLSMVVGDSLSLWLPAQGLPKYQLWLNQGISGENTSQILSRLSAFSQTRPDTIYVMAGINDLRQGKTDQVILNNLRQITRQLRQNHPQAQLIIQSILPTRATAISNQRIRNLNQEIAQIAQQEGAAYLNLHKLFTDTKGQMQHNLTTDGIHLTPLGYQVWQEALQYTESLIAANRARALSL; encoded by the coding sequence ATGAGCAATTTATATCTGTTAACAACAAGTCTACTCACTGGAGGAGCAATGTCTGCTCCACCACCACCACCCCTACCTGCCAATCCCTCAGATAGCCTCTCAAGCCTTTTAGTGTCAACAGCTAAGAAAGCATTGCAGGCTGGGGTGAGTCACAAGATTGTCCCTACCCTAGAAACCACTGCAAAAACTTCCTCTCCTGAATTTAGTAGTCAATGGCAGAAACGTAGCGCTGCTAAATTATTAAAGTATCAGCAACTAAAGTATCAGCAACGTTTACCCAACTATCGACCTGCTACTCCTTCACCAAAGTCGGGAACGGAACTGTATTACCAACGATTAGCTGCCCTCAGAGCTGGCAAACTTTATACTCGCTTACCTGCTCATAGTTTTTCATCGTTTTGGGCAAAGGGATTAAATCATAAAGGAGTCCCTCTCACAAAACCTACCTATCAGCAATGGAAACAACTCTTGGCACAGGAAGCCAGAGCTGTTGCCTACGGACAGGGTAACAATCGTCTGTCTATGGTAGTGGGAGATTCCCTAAGTTTGTGGTTACCGGCACAGGGATTACCTAAGTATCAACTTTGGCTCAATCAAGGCATTTCTGGTGAGAATACCAGTCAAATTTTGAGTCGATTATCGGCATTTTCCCAGACTCGTCCTGATACAATTTATGTGATGGCAGGTATCAATGATTTGCGTCAGGGCAAAACCGATCAAGTTATTCTCAACAACCTGCGCCAGATTACTCGTCAATTGCGGCAAAATCACCCACAAGCTCAACTGATTATCCAATCGATTTTACCGACACGAGCTACTGCTATTTCTAATCAGCGCATTCGTAATCTTAATCAAGAAATTGCTCAGATTGCTCAACAAGAAGGAGCAGCCTATCTCAATCTTCACAAGTTGTTTACTGATACTAAAGGTCAGATGCAGCACAACTTGACAACCGATGGCATCCATTTAACGCCTCTTGGGTATCAGGTTTGGCAAGAGGCGCTACAGTATACAGAATCCTTGATTGCTGCAAATCGAGCTCGTGCTTTATCGCTCTGA
- a CDS encoding GNAT family N-acetyltransferase → MDKVFEQTSSVILRGGRPEDALPCGTILYQAFRAIAEQHGLVPDFPSAEFGADMLTEILANPAVYSVVAEAEDGRVIGSNFLWEGDTIAGIGPTTVDPAAQNRSVGRRLMEHVLQRAQEKRCPGVRLLQAAYNTCSLSLYTKLGFNVRELLANLQGQPLGLTIPGRTVRPATEADLAACNQLCDRIHGHDRAWELKEYVARGMATLVECDGRISGYATEIGFFGHAVGENNEDLKALIAAAPAFGGSGFYVPISNADLLRWCLNHGLRLIQTETLMSLGLYNEPAGAFLPSALY, encoded by the coding sequence ATGGACAAAGTATTTGAACAAACCTCTTCAGTGATACTGCGTGGGGGACGGCCCGAGGACGCACTCCCCTGTGGCACCATTCTGTATCAAGCGTTCCGTGCCATTGCAGAACAGCACGGCTTGGTACCGGACTTTCCTTCTGCGGAGTTTGGGGCGGATATGTTGACCGAAATTTTAGCGAACCCGGCGGTTTATTCCGTCGTGGCCGAAGCTGAGGATGGGCGCGTCATTGGCAGCAACTTTTTGTGGGAAGGGGATACTATCGCCGGTATCGGTCCGACTACGGTAGACCCCGCCGCACAAAATCGGTCGGTTGGTCGCCGCCTGATGGAACATGTTTTACAACGAGCACAAGAAAAACGGTGCCCCGGTGTGCGGCTGCTTCAAGCCGCATATAACACCTGCTCCCTGTCCCTGTATACAAAACTGGGCTTCAATGTGCGTGAGCTACTGGCGAACCTTCAAGGACAGCCACTCGGCTTGACCATACCAGGCCGCACCGTTCGTCCGGCCACTGAGGCCGACCTTGCTGCGTGTAATCAACTCTGTGATCGCATTCATGGTCATGACCGGGCGTGGGAACTGAAGGAATATGTCGCTCGGGGCATGGCAACCCTTGTCGAGTGTGATGGGCGCATATCCGGCTACGCCACCGAAATTGGCTTCTTCGGGCACGCTGTTGGCGAGAATAATGAGGACTTAAAAGCGCTGATCGCGGCAGCTCCAGCGTTCGGTGGGTCGGGCTTTTATGTTCCAATTAGTAACGCCGACCTATTGCGTTGGTGTTTGAACCATGGCTTGCGTCTGATCCAGACCGAAACCTTGATGAGCCTTGGCCTGTATAACGAACCAGCAGGGGCCTTTCTACCATCCGCCCTTTATTAA
- a CDS encoding glycosyltransferase translates to MHIGFLNPQGNFDHKSSYISEHPDFGGQLVYVKQVGEAIAKQGHQVDILTRQIIDPDWPEFAETFDGYGSVDNLRIIRLPAGPQKFLRKELLWPYLVQDWVPNILEFYREEGKFPDIMTTHYSDGGVCGVLIEQQTGIPFTFTGHSLGAQKMDKLQVTPENLAEIDHYYNFRYRILAERLSMNHSALNITNTAQERFQQYTHHAYRGAVDIDDDHRFAVIAPGVNSSVFGSDAIAHNEEATYQLIEERLRRDISESRRNLPAILASSRLDPKKNLLGLVQAFADDVIIQEKANVVLITGGLDNPLQEKAHDEQTEKLVIGPIREIVREKNLWGKISAFSVPDQPALAASYRYFAQRGSVFTLTSLFEPFGLAPLEAAAAGLPIVVTKNSGVGESLKVGDEDYGMLVDPNNPADIARGIREILCDQQLWQNLQKRCQQYVLDYYTWDSTALNYLSRIKQIISEPSANPGVELLPIHSYFRAPQPENDISLEELSDWYFVKD, encoded by the coding sequence ACATTAGCGAACATCCCGATTTCGGTGGTCAATTGGTTTATGTCAAGCAAGTCGGGGAAGCGATCGCAAAACAAGGTCACCAGGTAGATATTCTCACCCGTCAAATCATTGATCCGGATTGGCCAGAATTTGCCGAGACATTTGATGGCTATGGGAGTGTAGACAACCTCCGGATTATCCGATTGCCAGCCGGACCACAAAAGTTCCTGCGCAAAGAATTGTTGTGGCCCTATCTCGTCCAAGACTGGGTCCCAAACATCCTGGAATTTTATCGAGAGGAAGGTAAGTTCCCCGATATCATGACTACCCACTACAGTGATGGGGGAGTGTGTGGGGTGCTGATTGAGCAACAGACAGGGATACCTTTTACTTTCACAGGTCATTCCCTGGGGGCTCAAAAAATGGATAAACTCCAAGTCACTCCTGAGAATCTGGCTGAAATTGATCACTATTACAATTTCCGATACCGAATCCTAGCGGAACGGTTGAGCATGAACCACTCAGCCCTCAATATTACTAATACGGCACAAGAGCGGTTCCAACAGTACACTCATCATGCTTATCGTGGAGCAGTCGATATAGACGATGATCATCGATTTGCCGTGATTGCACCAGGAGTAAATAGCTCTGTATTTGGTTCCGATGCGATCGCTCATAATGAAGAAGCGACTTATCAACTGATTGAAGAGCGATTGCGCCGGGACATCAGTGAATCACGGCGCAATCTACCGGCTATCTTGGCATCCAGCCGTTTAGATCCCAAGAAAAACCTCCTAGGTTTAGTGCAAGCATTTGCTGACGATGTGATCATCCAAGAGAAAGCCAATGTGGTGCTGATTACTGGTGGATTGGATAACCCTTTGCAGGAAAAAGCCCACGATGAACAGACCGAAAAACTAGTAATAGGTCCAATCCGGGAAATAGTACGAGAAAAAAATTTGTGGGGTAAAATTAGCGCTTTCTCAGTACCCGATCAACCAGCATTAGCAGCCTCCTATCGGTATTTTGCTCAGCGTGGTTCCGTGTTTACTCTTACCTCTTTGTTTGAACCCTTTGGTCTTGCTCCTTTAGAAGCAGCAGCAGCTGGATTACCGATAGTGGTAACAAAAAATAGTGGTGTTGGTGAAAGTCTAAAAGTAGGAGATGAAGACTATGGGATGTTAGTTGATCCCAACAATCCAGCAGATATTGCTAGAGGCATCAGGGAAATACTTTGTGATCAACAACTGTGGCAAAATTTACAGAAACGTTGTCAGCAGTATGTGTTGGACTATTACACCTGGGATAGCACCGCTTTAAACTACTTGAGCCGAATCAAACAGATTATTTCTGAACCATCAGCAAATCCTGGTGTTGAATTACTTCCGATACATTCCTATTTCCGTGCTCCACAGCCAGAGAATGATATTTCTTTGGAAGAATTGAGCGACTGGTATTTTGTTAAAGATTAG
- a CDS encoding bromoperoxidase has product MANRSEKSFDVRLDAAKLARSRDYPTHKANGDEQRHADDQYFMSFTKGLPHNPDTGLLEDPQDFVEFRRAVDDGFIDPFSDRVRHGAKFEVVFTGQDYTIKPETNPDLLEQFRQWQAPTAGVVFELNGPDPQAVTMPPAPPLIDASGKANPELIFEIAEIYELAILRDQPLNDFEKRGANSKIESSINRLNALDYIRNQTGRPRKVNGRGRLDEQTVFRGSSPGVEVGPYLSQFLLMGNVDLNGGGNVAEGKITYGALQIDQKVPIARPNLDYMTNMEDYVLVQRGIKQDRESYVLENDKNPKLPDRPARRFISTPRDLATYVHYDALYEPYLNACIILLGMQTPFDPAFDHLSGGGVAAGNPATRRNAGGFALYGGPHILTLVTEVATRALKAVRFQKFNNHIRLRPEALAARIELLRRFQELPNQAKASVPRALLKYIRRFQRELESNGTLNFILELANQNGSGSQNYLLPMAFPEGSPMHPAYGAGHAAVAGACVTMLKAFFDTSAVLVETPVKNPKPRQARTQIRFKRFSPKDQAIVFRAPDPSAYTKGEATLVSERSRDFLTLEGELNKLAANISIGRNMAGVHYFTDYYDSVRMGEEIAIGMLEEQALTYSTDPFVLSLPTFDGDVIRIGAR; this is encoded by the coding sequence ATGGCAAATCGTTCAGAGAAGTCTTTTGACGTTCGCCTCGACGCTGCAAAACTAGCTAGAAGTCGTGACTATCCTACCCATAAAGCCAATGGGGATGAACAGCGACATGCTGATGATCAGTATTTTATGTCCTTTACCAAAGGCCTACCTCACAACCCTGATACAGGGCTATTAGAAGATCCACAGGATTTTGTGGAGTTTCGCCGTGCAGTGGACGATGGCTTTATTGATCCCTTCTCTGATCGAGTACGTCATGGTGCCAAATTTGAGGTAGTATTTACAGGTCAAGACTACACTATTAAACCTGAAACTAACCCTGATCTGCTTGAGCAATTTAGACAATGGCAAGCACCAACTGCAGGGGTTGTCTTTGAGCTAAACGGACCCGATCCACAAGCAGTTACCATGCCTCCGGCACCACCGTTAATCGATGCTAGCGGTAAGGCTAACCCAGAGCTAATTTTTGAGATAGCAGAGATCTACGAATTAGCCATACTGCGGGATCAGCCCCTTAATGACTTTGAGAAGAGAGGAGCGAATAGCAAAATCGAGAGTTCAATCAATCGTCTCAATGCTCTTGACTATATTCGCAACCAAACTGGACGACCTCGTAAGGTGAATGGCAGAGGCAGGCTTGATGAGCAAACCGTATTCCGAGGCTCTTCTCCAGGAGTGGAAGTCGGTCCGTATCTCTCTCAGTTTCTACTGATGGGTAATGTTGATCTCAATGGTGGTGGCAACGTTGCAGAAGGGAAAATTACCTATGGTGCTTTGCAAATTGATCAAAAGGTTCCCATTGCAAGACCTAACCTAGATTACATGACCAACATGGAAGACTATGTCTTGGTTCAGCGTGGGATTAAGCAAGACAGAGAAAGCTATGTTTTAGAGAATGATAAAAACCCTAAGCTACCCGATCGTCCAGCTCGTCGGTTTATCTCTACTCCCCGAGATTTAGCCACCTATGTTCATTACGACGCTCTTTATGAACCGTATCTCAACGCTTGCATCATTCTCCTGGGGATGCAAACACCCTTCGATCCCGCTTTTGATCATCTTTCTGGGGGTGGTGTAGCAGCAGGTAATCCAGCAACCCGTCGCAATGCTGGTGGTTTTGCCCTCTATGGCGGTCCACACATCTTAACTTTGGTTACTGAAGTAGCGACACGAGCACTTAAAGCTGTCCGCTTCCAGAAGTTCAATAACCATATTCGCCTGCGACCAGAGGCATTGGCAGCCCGGATTGAACTATTACGGCGATTTCAAGAGCTACCTAATCAAGCTAAAGCTAGTGTACCCAGAGCATTACTCAAGTACATTAGAAGGTTTCAACGTGAACTAGAAAGTAACGGTACTCTCAACTTCATTTTGGAACTAGCCAATCAAAATGGCTCTGGCTCACAGAATTATCTACTACCAATGGCATTTCCTGAAGGGTCTCCCATGCACCCTGCCTATGGTGCAGGACATGCCGCTGTTGCTGGGGCATGTGTGACCATGCTTAAGGCATTCTTTGATACCAGTGCAGTTTTAGTAGAAACACCAGTCAAAAACCCAAAACCTCGACAAGCAAGGACACAGATCAGATTCAAACGCTTTAGTCCCAAAGATCAGGCTATTGTGTTCCGTGCCCCTGATCCATCTGCCTACACGAAAGGTGAGGCAACACTTGTTTCAGAGCGATCCAGGGATTTTCTGACTCTGGAGGGTGAGTTGAACAAACTGGCTGCCAATATTTCTATTGGTCGCAATATGGCTGGCGTTCACTACTTTACTGACTACTATGATAGTGTGCGCATGGGTGAAGAAATTGCCATCGGTATGTTAGAAGAACAAGCATTGACCTATTCCACTGATCCCTTTGTGCTGTCACTGCCAACCTTTGATGGAGATGTGATTCGGATCGGTGCCCGTTGA